A stretch of DNA from Streptomyces venezuelae:
TCCACCGGCGCTGGCCGGGCATGGAACTCCAGGTCCACGAGGAGCAGACCGCCTCGCTGCTGGACGGGCTGGCCGGCGGACGCCTCGACCTGCTGCTGCTCGCCGTCCCGCTGGGGGTGCCCCAGGTGACCGAAATCCCCGTCTTCGACGAGGACTTCGTCCTGCTCGCACCCCGGGAGCACCCGCTCGCCGGCCGCCGTGACATCCCCCGTGAGGAGCTCCGCGGGCTGCATCTGCTGCTGCTCGACGAGGGGCACTGCCTGCGCGACCAGGCCCTGGACATCTGCCGGGAGGCCGGCCGCACCGACGGCGCCGCCGTCACCACCACCGCCGCCGGGCTCTCCACCCTGGTCCAACTGGTCGCCGGGGGCCTGGGGGTGACCCTGCTGCCGCGGACCGCGCTGCGGCTGGAGACCACCCGTAATGAGTACCTGGCCACCGGGTACTTCGCCGAACCCGCGCCCTCCCGGCGGATCGCCCTGGCCATGCGGACCGGAACCGCCCGGGCCGAGGAGTTCCGGGCGGTCGCGGCGGCGCTGCGCGAGGCCGTACGGCCGCTTCCGGTGTGGCCCGCGGAGTAGGTCCCGCGGGCCGCACCGGCCGGCTCACTCGGTGCGCAGCCCGTCCGGCCGCATCATCCGCAGCAGCGGCGGCAGGCTGACCAGGGTCACCGCGGTCACCACCCCGGCGCCGATGCCGGTCATGGTGAGCACCGGAGTCCAGCGCACCCCGATCGGATAGCCGGTCATGCCGAGCAGCAGCAGGCCCAGGCCGATGCCGGCCGCCGCGGCCAGGACCAGCCCCACGCCGATCGGCAGGACCGCCTGCCACAGCACCGACAGCGCCAGCGTGGAACGGCGGGTGCCGAAGGCGACCAGCGAGGCCAGCAGCTTCCGCCGTTCCCGCAGCTGCTCCAGCTGGGAGACCAGCAGGCTGGTGCCGATCAGAGCCAGCACCCCGGCCGCGCCGAAGTAGATGCCGGTCTGCACCGATGCGTAGCTGCTGTCCGTCCGGGTCTCCCGCAGGCTCAGCGCGTGGGCGAACGGGTCGGCCTTGAACACCGCCGTGCGGACGTGCTCCATCGCGTCCCCGTCGGAAGTGTCGGTCATGACGCCGATGGAGGCGTGCACAAAGCCCGGGAGCTCCCGCGGGACGGCCGAGGGGGTCACCAGCAGTCCGGAAGAAGAGCCGCCGGTCGGGTGGGTGCCGCCGTGGACCGTGCGGAGGTTCGCGGGAACGGTCCACTCGACGGGCCGGGGAGCCTGCGGTCCGGCCGTCGTGACCCGGCCGAGGAACAGCTTGTCGCCCGCCCGGGCGGTGGGCATGTCGCTTCCGGCGGCCACCTGGAAGACATCGCCCTCCGTGCAGGAGTCGATGGCGGCGAGTTCCTTCAGGGCGGCACAGCCGCCGATGGTGACGTCCAGCAGATCGCCGCCGCCGGCCGGCTGCCGGGAGGCACTGGTGCTGCGCAGCGGAACGGCCCGGGTGACGCCCGGGGACTGCTCCAGCTTCCGCGCCAGCTCGTCCGCCAGCTCGCCCTTGTCCGTGAACACCACGGCGGTGGCGCGGGCCGGGTCGTGGCCGGTGTCCTCGATGAAGTCGCCCCGGGAGCCGATGAACAGCATCTGCAGGGCGATGGCCCCGGCGACCGCGACCGCGACCCCGCTGACCAGCCGGGCCGCCGTACCGCTGTTGACCTGGAGCCGGCGTACCGCCAGCTGCCAGGCGACCGGCCCGCCGGACAGCCCGCGTACCAGCCGCTCCAGCAGCCAGGGCAGCAGGGCGGTCATCCCGACCAGCAGCAGCACCACACCGGCGGACACCAGCCACTGGTTGAACTCGCCGTTGTCGCTGCCCTGTCCGAGCATCGGGAGGAGCAGACCGAC
This window harbors:
- a CDS encoding hydrogen peroxide-inducible genes activator — its product is MVIGNRGGKQPTLAQLRAFAAVAEHLHFRDAAAAIGMSQPALSGAVSALEEALGVQLLERTTRKVLLSPAGERIAARARVVLDAMGGLLEEAEAVRAPFTGVLRLGVIPTVAPYLLPTVLGLFHRRWPGMELQVHEEQTASLLDGLAGGRLDLLLLAVPLGVPQVTEIPVFDEDFVLLAPREHPLAGRRDIPREELRGLHLLLLDEGHCLRDQALDICREAGRTDGAAVTTTAAGLSTLVQLVAGGLGVTLLPRTALRLETTRNEYLATGYFAEPAPSRRIALAMRTGTARAEEFRAVAAALREAVRPLPVWPAE
- a CDS encoding ABC transporter permease — its product is MSALRTWGRDLAMGARFAFGGGREGWTRTLLTGLGVGIGVALLLITTSLPNAFAARDARGDARGLYNAQDLPQPGPDTLMVATANQTYHGRDIGGVLVKPEGPDAPVPPGLKTLPAPGELAVSPALDRLLKSAEGALLRERLDGKVTQIIGDAGLIGPHELYFYTGHDLKKADGGEFGQYRIKRIDHYAIDLEQPATSPVLLLLVLMTLLALLLPVAVFIAAAVRFGSERRDRRLAALRLVGADARMIRRIAAGEALAGALAGLAMGVGLFFLGREVVGNMDLRQRSFFPHDLTPSPALAALVALLVPAAAVLVTLFALRGVTIEPLGVVRTARPSARRVWWRLLLPFAGVGLLLPMLGQGSDNGEFNQWLVSAGVVLLLVGMTALLPWLLERLVRGLSGGPVAWQLAVRRLQVNSGTAARLVSGVAVAVAGAIALQMLFIGSRGDFIEDTGHDPARATAVVFTDKGELADELARKLEQSPGVTRAVPLRSTSASRQPAGGGDLLDVTIGGCAALKELAAIDSCTEGDVFQVAAGSDMPTARAGDKLFLGRVTTAGPQAPRPVEWTVPANLRTVHGGTHPTGGSSSGLLVTPSAVPRELPGFVHASIGVMTDTSDGDAMEHVRTAVFKADPFAHALSLRETRTDSSYASVQTGIYFGAAGVLALIGTSLLVSQLEQLRERRKLLASLVAFGTRRSTLALSVLWQAVLPIGVGLVLAAAAGIGLGLLLLGMTGYPIGVRWTPVLTMTGIGAGVVTAVTLVSLPPLLRMMRPDGLRTE